A genomic segment from Acyrthosiphon pisum isolate AL4f chromosome A3, pea_aphid_22Mar2018_4r6ur, whole genome shotgun sequence encodes:
- the LOC103310917 gene encoding leucine-rich repeat-containing protein 24-like: MPGGQPVQLIVMVLVYCGTTFGDWADCPTPCQCKWSSGKKTALCKDADFTDIPLSLDADMQVLDLSSNNLRHLPEDAFKKVGLLNLQRVFLRGCGIHNVHKDAFRELKILVELDLSDNLIGSLHQETFQGNERLRVLYLNGNPLTEIKEVQFPVLQHLRTLELQHCQIKRIHRDAFLHLSSLESLNLNGNLLKWLSETVFLPISKLKTLSLDGNPWVCDCHLRSFRNWFVSSNLYSHPLSCIEPNVLSGSRWENIKPPEFACPPVVKIDRNSVLEDAGNITFTCKVTGDPEPEVSWYFNGHSIDNYTDRMDENRTWLDNNRMWSALHIFNVSDVVAGEFTCEARNSRGQMSANVSLALPEVAVATTLSKSKSMYLVIVCVAASATVLLFVIGLTCCVCQVKKSGGRRDSKTNFKGSTSFSDADKRLLDASISTTQAGSCEMLGGSSCQDLELIEQSLQNIPLAAVCDQQPVHITIESHDPNSSLSLYPPPPEFSTSILPSVSGFGNIFISVSVSQEPPDPESRYPDLLDMKHRQKQSVSVGTSSTHHIPPASSYYATMPRKKRIIDHQSIKSVMPHYDNMGPRITATGSCTNLSSLSNSGESSDDIPPPPPPPLCTGHTDYVAL, encoded by the coding sequence ATGCCCGGTGGCCAGCCAGTGCAGCTGATCGTCATGGTGTTGGTGTATTGTGGAACAACATTTGGAGATTGGGCCGATTGTCCAACCCCTTGTCAATGCAAGTGGAGTTCGGGGAAGAAAACAGCATTGTGCAAAGATGCCGATTTTACCGATATACCTTTATCGCTAGATGCCGACATGCAGGTACTTGATCTGAGCTCCAATAATTTACGCCACTTACCGGAGGATGCGTTTAAAAAAGTAGGACTTCTTAATCTGCAGCGAGTATTCCTACGCGGTTGCGGAATACATAATGTTCATAAAGATGCGTTCAGAGAATTGAAAATACTCGTAGAATTGGATCTCAGTGATAACTTGATTGGTTCATTGCACCAAGAGACATTTCAGGGAAATGAACGACTCCGCGTGCTATATTTGAATGGAAACCCATTAACTGAAATTAAAGAAGTTCAATTTCCCGTCTTACAGCATCTTCGAACACTAGAACTGCAACACTGTCAAATTAAACGAATACACAGAGATGCTTTCTTGCACTTGTCCTCATTGgagtcattaaatttaaatggaaaCCTATTAAAGTGGTTATCAGAAACTGTATTCTTGCCTATATCTAAACTGAAAACATTATCTTTGGATGGAAACCCGTGGGTGTGTGATTGTCATTTAAGGAGTTTTCGAAACTGGTTTGTTTCGTCAAATTTATATTCACATCCGTTGTCGTGTATTGAACCGAATGTTTTGTCGGGCAGTCGGTGGGAGAACATAAAACCACCAGAGTTTGCATGTCCTCCAGTAGTCAAGATTGACAGGAATAGCGTGTTAGAAGATGCCGGTAATATTACTTTTACTTGTAAAGTGACCGGAGACCCTGAGCCAGAAGTGAGCTGGTATTTTAATGGACATAGTATAGACAACTATACCGATCGAATGGACGAAAATCGTACGTGGCTAGATAACAATCGAATGTGGAGTGCCCTACACATATTCAATGTTTCAGATGTAGTGGCTGGCGAATTTACATGTGAAGCTCGGAATTCACGTGGACAAATGTCAGCCAATGTATCCTTAGCATTACCAGAAGTAGCAGTCGCTACGACATTAAGCAAATCTAAATCTATGTATTTGGTAATAGTTTGTGTAGCCGCTAGTGCAACGGTCCTATTATTTGTGATAGGCTTGACATGTTGCGTATGTCAAGTGAAGAAATCAGGGGGACGACGCGATAGTAAGACTAATTTTAAAGGAAGTACTAGCTTCAGCGATGCAGACAAACGACTACTCGATGCAAGCATATCGACTACACAAGCTGGAAGCTGTGAAATGCTTGGCGGCTCTTCTTGCCAGGACTTGGAGCTCATTGAACAGTCTTTACAAAATATCCCATTGGCCGCCGTCTGTGACCAACAACCGGTTCACATAACTATTGAGAGTCATGACCCCAACTCTAGTTTGTCACTGTACCCACCACCACCAGAATTTTCCACTAGTATTCTGCCATCAGTCAGTGgttttggaaatatatttatttcagtatCGGTGAGCCAAGAACCACCTGACCCTGAATCAAGGTATCCAGACTTACTTGACATGAAGCACAGACAAAAGCAAAGCGTCAGTGTTGGTACCAGCTCAACCCATCATATTCCACCAGCGTCGTCATACTACGCCACTATGCCGAGgaaaaaacgaataatagaCCATCAATCCATCAAATCGGTTATGCCACATTATGATAACATGGGTCCGAGAATAACAGCAACGGGAAGTTGTACGAACTTGTCATCTCTTTCTAATAGTGGCGAATCTTCCGATGATataccaccaccaccgccaccccCTTTATGTACAGGACACACTGACTACGTGGctctataa